The Helianthus annuus cultivar XRQ/B chromosome 15, HanXRQr2.0-SUNRISE, whole genome shotgun sequence genomic sequence tggaattaaaagtacctttaggtAGGTATTTATGTGGATAATAAAACCtcaaaagggttccccctgattcccactctaactaggtcaaaagtcgggtcaaacgtataattaaaaagtcaacagaaagtttaAAATGCGATTAACAATGCAGAACACttataacctgttttatcattaatataacttggtagtTAGTGTAAGGATGTGTCTAAACatattcaacccgacaatttcctgtttagacccggttcggaaccgaaagtcgcacaGTTTGACTTATACTtcgactttcagttctgacccgttatggaaTGTTTtggaaatgccttagagctttttTTGGACTAGGTTACAtgctagtataaccctctgtgattatacacctcggatcattagttatccaattagtatgcatgattccgttaattgctcatatgttgaccgttatgcccttattaccttaaaacgtgatttatgaaaatgtaaaagtgtagaaaccttagttactgatatatagacttgtatgcaaagtttgacatcagtttgacttgcagattaagagttatgctcattatcgcAAAATTTATGCTTTATGCTaataaaatggcgtaattagcgtatagcctagttaaacatactttttggtatcaaatattttacccactgatgtaatatattattttgggatttttaaagatttttaattaattttaggctgagcataactcatAGTCGTAGGCTCAATTCGGTgaatgtcggttttgcccttacgggccataaaatgagatttacatatctaaacgactccaaaccttttgctactgatcacatatggtaaataaattattttaagccttctggaaatataaaaatatcagatttaagtattgaacccggaaatggcctttaatcgccttaattagcgtttttaacgcatagtatgttttaaaaatcatattggacatacccgggttgatacctactgatataagaggcaaattataatattttaacagtaagcaaaggtggataaactcagacttcagttttgagcttttcggtttatgtgaaattaccaaaatacccctacggggcataatttggttaaaaatgataaatttcacatatataccttaccctactgttataactcatTAATTTGAGTATGTTTGCTGATCACATCCGACCTGTAACTCAGCTAAAcacttaaactcttttataaacttttatatgaccaaactacccctacggGGCCTAGTTTGTGTTTAAACACGTTTCGGGCATAATGAAAGGCATCTTACTGATGTCCCAACATATTTGAGGCAcaattaacttaggaaacctgtaaatAGCTCTCATGAATACCCATTACGCTtattacgcgttcggttcggtttacgtaactagtttacataaactagcctaAACGGGTTAAACCTTAACGGTTTtatctcaaattccagaatgtgaataataaacccatattaaacaagtctctgaatttgtcgggtctaaatcacattctatccggtcttcgcttaatcgtgcgtatgAACCGTATCCTCGAAACTAGCCGGTCTAAGcgtaagcttaattaaagacctgttaggattctaataggttattataaaccttcgttccagataaGGAGGACTAGTAAAAGCTACTTGCGTTTGCTTATTGTGATTTAtacattgctcaggtaaatacttttaacttattttccctatacgggcttgggttacggtatatagcataccgcttgatcgtgCATCAAATCTCCACAGTTAAGTGGGTAGTTGAATAATTTgttcggctcgtttaaacagtcttgatTACTTAAagtctttggggggttaatgaccatgtcccggatatccttggcatcatcttacgagatggccacgacctgagcatggggtgtaggcgtacacctgtcagtgtataactctatgatgtggtgtgtctattaatcttgaacccggacaagatccgggctattGAATGCACAAGTAATacgtaattcgttcacaagattataacaTTAAATAATTCTACCAAGTTAAATAAAatgtttatgccacgtgcatccaaaccaatttttaatcattttccaaaatgagtcagttgaatgtatttaccagtgtaaactgacgtatttttccaaaaagattaaatgcaggtactaagcgaaattGGCTgagatttctccttagcatcattagaagtctcgcaagcttaagatgcctgaagtctgttgaaccaTTGTCTCATATTTTATTTCGATCCGTCTATGGATAAACAATCGAacgttgtgatacttgatattacaataatTAAATTCGGTTGTATTACATCTTTtaaattgcttccgctgtgcatattaaatattgtgttgtttgactattatgttgccaaccacgtcacgatactcccccaccgggcccaccggtgacacgtggaaatcggggtgtgacaggttggtatcagagcaaacactgagtgaattaaacactagccttttgtgtttaatctcagttacacaattgcacaattcTAAACTTCGAGTCTAGACCTACAACATAGGACAAATTCCACTTTAATTGTATTGTCCTTTATTTTTGcatatattttgttttgttatctTATGCCATATTGCTCAGGAACGAACAAAATGCCGCCAAGATTCTTCAGGAgaagaggaagaggcaaggggCCAATCACCGCCCCCAATAATAATGAAGCTGGACCGTCGAATGCGCGAGCTCCATCTACCATGGAGAGTGACGATCCGCGGCAGAAccggaggaacctctttgagccggCTAGACGGTCGGTCTCACACAGTTCAACACCTCCTAACCCTTATGGGCCACAACCAGATTATGAGCCCAACAACCCTCAACCTTCATACATACCATTACAGCGATCCTTATCGCACAACTCTTTCGGTGACCCTACACCAGTTTTTAGGGGCCGGTTTAACCCGGCAAACTTCCTGCAAGAACCGGGGAATTTTAACCCATTAGGGCCATAAGATCATTTCTCTGGAGATCATGCAGACGACAgggacgaggatacggaccctgTCGAGCCTGCCAGTGGCACACCAAACCACCTGATAGAGATCTCGGATGGATCTTCCTTCCACGGATCACCCTATGTTGGTCCAGATAGCTTTCAAGCTATGTTTACCAGGCACGAATGGTACTATACGCCTCCTCGCCATACAtcgcctcagcagcagcaacaacagcaacaagatCCCTCTGAGGATCCAAGGtttgtggcagtcacgccaccacctccgccgccaccagttcaaccggCACCCCCGCAaccaccaaggcgtaggagaaccgGAGCGCGCATATCTGCGCGAACAGGAGACTTTCATTTTAGTTCTCCACTCCAATCAagtggcagccactacccgccacatCAAGAAGATCCGCAAATGGGTAGGCCTTCACACCCAGTTGCACTACAACCACCGCctatgggttttgataacccaattccgGCATACACGGGTTCCAtggcgtacaacccgtttgagcagccagtACACACCAACTACAATTACGCCGAAGCCGATCcgtacgtggtagcggctaactATAACACCCAAGGACCCTATGGAGATCCATGGGGAGTAGGGTACCCAACTCATGGGTGCAAGATACCTGCAAGACCTATTATACGGACACAATCGCAACCACCAAGGTTCTCTCCACCTGAGCGTGAAGAAATTCTGCAAAGGTTGGACTATGTAGAGCGAGAATTTCACAGGGAGCGAAGGGAGCGACAAACGTTCTTCCAAGGATTGACAAGCTTGATCAAAGGAAAGAGCAAGAAGGACCACTGAATCCTTCCAAGTATTGTTGAGCCCCTGCGTGGGCCAGTCTTGTAGTataaacccctgcgtgggtatgttttgTTAATAAACCCCTGCGAGGGTATTTTATTTGtgtaagtccctgcgtggactatTATATTGTTaaagcccctgcgtgggtatgttttgttattaagcccctgcgtgggTACGTGTGTTATTAAACCCCTGCGAGGGTAAGTACTTGTttaaacccctgcgtgggtaaGTTGCTATTTGAAAAGACCCATTAGGGCAGCATGTAATATTGTAGTAAAGTAATGAATAATTGTTTTATAAATTTCATGTTGCTATTATATGCATAACTATTACATATGAAATAAatgaatcaaaaatcattccttttaagtaaatgtctgcCTATGTAAAATTTTTCTTAaagtgtgaaacctagccttcgggTCATTATAAGGCcaggccaagatggtaagacctgttagaaagattcaaatccctgttaaaCATCTGAAAACaggttaacactcctggcagatgTGATTCATTTGAATCACACGCGTTATTTGATTGTATGAGGATCCTTCAAAGATTCCAAACCCAATTATCGATCTCTGAATCATGGGgtaaatcatcaattaagatgaccATACTTTTACTCTACGTGGTAATACGTGCCTGCGGGCCCTGCTCATTTCCACATGTGCCAAAAGACAGT encodes the following:
- the LOC110913252 gene encoding extensin-2-like translates to MPPRFFRRRGRGKGPITAPNNNEAGPSNARAPSTMESDDPRQNRRNLFEPARRSVSHSSTPPNPYGPQPDYEPNNPQPSYIPLQRSLSHNSFDDRDEDTDPVEPASGTPNHLIEISDGSSFHGSPYVGPDSFQAMFTRHEWYYTPPRHTSPQQQQQQQQDPSEDPRFVAVTPPPPPPPVQPAPPQPPRRRRTGARISARTGDFHFSSPLQSSGSHYPPHQEDPQMGRPSHPVALQPPPMGFDNPIPAYTGSMAYNPFEQPVHTNYNYAEADPYVVAANYNTQGPYGDPWGVGYPTHGCKIPARPIIRTQSQPPRFSPPEREEILQRLDYVEREFHRERRERQTFFQGLTSLIKGKSKKDH